From a region of the Buchnera aphidicola (Floraphis choui) genome:
- the rpmA gene encoding 50S ribosomal protein L27 has translation MAHKKAGGSTRNGRDSHSKRLGVKHFEGELVLPGSIIVRQKGTKFHAGINVGCGKDHTLFSKIQGKVKFETKGIKRKKYVNIISIT, from the coding sequence ATGGCTCATAAAAAAGCTGGAGGATCAACTAGAAATGGAAGAGACTCACATTCTAAAAGATTAGGAGTAAAACACTTTGAAGGAGAATTAGTACTTCCTGGCAGTATTATAGTCCGTCAAAAGGGAACAAAATTTCATGCCGGTATAAATGTAGGATGTGGTAAAGATCATACATTATTTTCTAAAATTCAAGGAAAAGTAAAATTTGAAACAAAAGGTATAAAACGTAAAAAATATGTAAATATCATTTCTATAACATGA
- a CDS encoding BolA/IbaG family iron-sulfur metabolism protein, which produces MITEKIKHLLIKSLSLNEVKVTGDNNYIEIIAIDDIFHNKSEVEKQKIIYSQLMHYIADKTIHSISIKTYSLKEWNNKKYN; this is translated from the coding sequence ATGATCACAGAAAAAATTAAACATTTATTAATAAAATCTTTATCGTTAAATGAAGTTAAAGTTACTGGAGATAATAACTATATTGAAATAATAGCTATTGATGATATATTTCATAATAAAAGTGAAGTAGAAAAACAAAAGATAATTTATTCACAATTAATGCACTATATTGCAGATAAAACAATTCACTCTATTTCAATAAAAACATATTCTTTAAAAGAATGGAATAACAAAAAATATAATTAG
- the murA gene encoding UDP-N-acetylglucosamine 1-carboxyvinyltransferase has protein sequence MKTCYVTGPTNLLGEVKISGSKNAALPILLTSILSKEPIELHNIPVLLDTTNAMKILTKLGVKIEVKKEIYLDSSTIKNCIISNYITKKIRASIWILGPLLARCGYAKISFPGGCKIGYREIDLHIFGLTQLGAKITIYKNYITGSVVGKLKGTKITLSKISVGATITIMSTATLATGITIISNAAREPEIIDLANFLNSIGAKISGAGSKKIIIKGVNKLHGGKYTIIPDRIETGTFLIAAAISNGHIVCYNTKPNLLAYFLKKLIQTGAKIKAGNDWISLNMVNIHPKAINITTSPYPGFPTDMQAQFTLLNIISHGTSKITETIFENRFIHIPELKKMGAIVMIKNNSIFCYGVKKLNSAKIIASDLRGAASLILAGCIANGNTIIKNSNFVTRGYESFYKKLKMIGAKIKNK, from the coding sequence ATGAAAACATGTTACGTAACAGGTCCTACCAATCTTCTAGGAGAAGTAAAAATTTCTGGTTCAAAAAATGCTGCTTTACCTATATTATTAACATCAATATTATCAAAAGAACCAATAGAATTACATAACATTCCAGTATTGCTAGATACTACTAACGCAATGAAAATACTAACTAAATTAGGAGTAAAAATAGAAGTTAAAAAAGAAATATATCTCGATTCTAGTACAATAAAAAATTGCATTATATCCAATTATATAACAAAAAAAATACGTGCTTCTATTTGGATATTAGGCCCTTTATTAGCAAGATGTGGTTATGCAAAAATATCTTTTCCAGGAGGATGTAAAATAGGGTATAGAGAAATTGACTTACATATATTTGGATTAACTCAATTAGGAGCTAAAATTACTATATACAAAAATTATATTACTGGATCAGTAGTAGGAAAGCTAAAAGGTACCAAAATTACGTTATCTAAGATAAGTGTAGGCGCAACTATTACTATTATGAGTACAGCTACTCTAGCTACAGGAATTACCATTATTTCCAATGCTGCACGTGAACCAGAAATTATTGATCTTGCAAATTTTCTAAATAGTATAGGAGCTAAAATTTCTGGAGCAGGAAGCAAAAAAATTATTATAAAAGGAGTTAATAAACTACATGGAGGTAAATACACTATTATTCCTGATAGAATTGAAACTGGAACTTTTTTAATAGCTGCGGCTATATCTAACGGGCACATTGTTTGTTACAATACCAAACCCAATTTACTAGCATATTTTTTAAAAAAACTAATTCAAACAGGAGCTAAAATAAAAGCTGGTAATGATTGGATTAGCTTAAATATGGTTAATATTCATCCTAAAGCTATTAATATTACAACTTCTCCATATCCAGGATTTCCTACTGATATGCAAGCACAGTTTACATTACTAAACATTATTTCACATGGAACAAGTAAAATAACCGAAACTATATTTGAAAATCGCTTTATACACATACCTGAACTTAAAAAAATGGGTGCAATAGTAATGATAAAAAATAATTCTATTTTTTGTTATGGAGTAAAAAAATTAAATTCAGCTAAAATAATCGCATCAGATTTACGAGGGGCAGCTAGTCTAATATTAGCTGGTTGTATTGCTAATGGAAACACAATTATTAAAAATTCTAATTTTGTTACAAGAGGATATGAAAGTTTTTACAAAAAACTTAAAATGATAGGCGCTAAAATTAAGAATAAATAA
- the rplU gene encoding 50S ribosomal protein L21, with protein sequence MYAIFAHGGKQYKAKKGQIIKLEKINYISGEQIKFKEILMISDKNEITIGKPILLDSFISANVVSHGRNKKINIIKFNRRKHYKKHQGHRQFFTKVLITNIHR encoded by the coding sequence ATGTATGCAATTTTTGCACATGGTGGAAAACAATACAAAGCTAAAAAAGGTCAAATAATTAAGTTAGAAAAAATAAATTATATTTCTGGAGAACAAATAAAATTTAAAGAAATTTTAATGATATCAGATAAAAATGAAATAACAATAGGAAAACCAATATTATTAGATAGTTTTATATCAGCAAACGTTGTAAGTCATGGACGTAATAAAAAAATTAATATTATTAAATTTAATCGAAGAAAACACTATAAAAAACATCAAGGTCATCGTCAATTTTTTACTAAAGTTTTAATTACTAATATTCATAGATAA
- the cgtA gene encoding Obg family GTPase CgtA, producing the protein MKFLDQVTIHVIAGNGGNGCISFRREKYIPKGGPDGGDGGNGGNVWLKANRNLNTLIDFRFKKTFKAQNGENGKNKKQSGKKGKDTIINIPIGTRIIDNNTKEIIDDITNNKQLILIAKGGWHGLGNTRFKSSINRTPKKNTLGTQGEQREIKLELILLADVGTLGLPNSGKSTLVSHISAAKTKIESYPFTTLTPILGTVKIEKNKSFVIADIPGLIQGASHGLGLGFKFLKHLERCHLLLHIIDISIENKFNILNNINIILKEIQNYSKKLCEKPIWIVFNKIDLVSEKKIKSIITFIKFHLNQKKPYYLISSIRKIGIKPMCKDILQFIEKNTSVY; encoded by the coding sequence ATGAAGTTTTTAGATCAAGTTACAATTCATGTTATCGCTGGAAATGGAGGAAATGGGTGTATTAGTTTTAGACGAGAAAAATATATTCCAAAAGGTGGCCCTGATGGAGGTGATGGAGGTAATGGAGGTAATGTTTGGCTAAAAGCTAATAGAAATTTAAATACCTTAATTGATTTTAGATTTAAGAAAACTTTTAAAGCCCAAAATGGCGAAAATGGAAAAAATAAAAAACAATCAGGAAAAAAAGGAAAAGATACTATAATCAACATACCTATTGGAACTAGAATTATCGATAACAATACCAAAGAAATCATAGATGATATAACAAACAATAAACAATTAATTTTAATAGCTAAAGGCGGATGGCATGGATTAGGAAATACAAGGTTTAAATCTTCTATCAATAGAACGCCTAAAAAAAATACTTTAGGAACACAAGGAGAACAAAGAGAAATTAAATTAGAATTAATTTTATTAGCTGATGTAGGAACACTAGGATTACCAAATTCTGGAAAATCTACTTTAGTGAGCCACATATCTGCAGCAAAAACTAAAATAGAAAGTTATCCTTTTACAACACTTACTCCAATATTAGGTACTGTAAAAATAGAGAAAAACAAAAGTTTTGTAATTGCTGATATACCTGGTTTAATTCAAGGAGCTTCACACGGACTTGGACTCGGATTTAAGTTTTTAAAACATTTAGAAAGATGTCATTTATTATTACATATAATTGATATTTCTATAGAAAATAAATTTAATATTTTAAACAATATTAATATTATTTTAAAAGAGATACAAAATTACAGCAAAAAATTATGTGAAAAACCAATTTGGATAGTATTTAACAAAATTGATTTAGTAAGTGAAAAGAAAATAAAAAGCATTATTACATTCATTAAATTTCACTTAAACCAAAAGAAACCATACTACTTAATTTCGTCAATAAGAAAAATAGGAATTAAACCAATGTGTAAAGACATTTTACAATTTATAGAAAAAAATACATCAGTTTATTAA
- the rpsI gene encoding 30S ribosomal protein S9, whose translation MTQVYNYGTGRRKSSSARVFLKPGKGNITINNRSLKNYFSYKITSMIIIKPLELVDMLNKCDLYITVKGGGVSGQAGAIRHGITRALINYDISFRNELRQSGFVTRDARRVERKKVGFRKARKRPQFSKR comes from the coding sequence ATGACTCAAGTATATAATTATGGAACTGGTCGTAGAAAAAGTTCTTCCGCTCGAGTGTTTCTTAAACCTGGAAAAGGAAATATTACAATTAATAATCGTTCACTAAAAAATTATTTTAGTTATAAAATTACATCTATGATAATTATAAAACCTTTAGAATTGGTTGATATGTTAAATAAATGTGATTTATATATCACTGTAAAAGGTGGAGGGGTTTCTGGTCAGGCTGGTGCAATTCGACATGGAATTACTCGCGCATTAATAAATTACGATATTTCTTTTCGAAATGAGTTAAGACAGTCAGGTTTCGTTACTCGTGATGCTCGTCGAGTAGAAAGAAAAAAAGTGGGTTTTCGAAAAGCAAGAAAACGTCCTCAATTTTCTAAACGTTAA
- a CDS encoding SAM-dependent methyltransferase, producing the protein MVLSVSKARSLSSKRWIRRHIKDPYVNLSYKKNIRSRAYFKLDHIHNVSKLFKKGMAIIDLGSSPGSWSQYASKKIGDKGCIIACDILPMFPIKGVFFIQGDIRQFKVINVLLTFLKNKKVDLVMSDMAPNMSGSYCIDHPRSIKLSKLALEISKKILLYNGKLLVKAFYGDQFRSFIDRVKTEFTKVKIFKPNSSRIRSREVYVIASERKK; encoded by the coding sequence ATGGTATTATCAGTGTCTAAAGCTCGTTCTTTAAGTTCTAAAAGATGGATTAGACGACACATTAAAGATCCGTATGTAAATTTATCTTATAAAAAAAATATTCGATCTAGAGCTTATTTTAAGTTAGACCATATACATAACGTTAGTAAATTGTTCAAAAAAGGCATGGCTATAATAGATTTAGGTTCTTCTCCTGGAAGTTGGTCTCAATACGCTAGTAAAAAAATAGGAGATAAAGGGTGTATTATAGCCTGCGATATATTACCTATGTTTCCAATTAAAGGTGTTTTTTTCATTCAAGGTGATATTAGACAATTTAAAGTTATTAATGTTTTATTGACTTTTTTAAAAAATAAAAAAGTAGATTTAGTTATGTCTGATATGGCTCCTAATATGAGTGGATCTTATTGTATAGATCATCCTAGATCTATAAAATTAAGTAAACTAGCTTTAGAAATATCTAAAAAAATATTATTGTATAATGGAAAATTATTGGTAAAGGCATTTTATGGTGATCAATTTCGTTCGTTTATTGATCGAGTTAAAACTGAATTTACTAAAGTAAAAATTTTTAAACCAAATTCTTCTCGAATTCGTTCTAGAGAAGTGTATGTTATAGCATCTGAGCGAAAAAAATAG
- the rplM gene encoding 50S ribosomal protein L13, with protein MKSFFAKTRNLQRSWYCIDASGKTLGRLASVLATRLRGKHKVEYTPYVDIGDYLIVINARKIIVTGKKYTDKIYYRHTGYIGGIKKIAFKDMMSNFPTRAIEIAVRGMLPKGSLGRSMFKKLKVYSDENHFHIAQNPKMLII; from the coding sequence GTGAAAAGCTTTTTTGCTAAAACTAGAAATTTACAGAGATCATGGTATTGTATTGACGCTTCAGGAAAAACTTTAGGACGATTAGCTTCTGTTCTTGCCACTCGATTACGTGGAAAACATAAAGTAGAATATACTCCTTATGTAGATATTGGAGATTATTTAATTGTTATTAATGCTAGAAAAATAATAGTAACAGGTAAAAAGTATACTGATAAAATTTATTATCGTCATACTGGTTATATAGGTGGGATTAAGAAAATAGCGTTTAAAGATATGATGTCTAACTTTCCTACTAGAGCTATTGAAATTGCAGTAAGAGGGATGCTACCAAAAGGTTCTCTAGGTCGAAGTATGTTTAAGAAACTTAAAGTATATTCTGATGAAAATCATTTTCATATAGCACAAAACCCAAAAATGCTAATTATTTAA
- the greA gene encoding transcription elongation factor GreA: MNNQIPMTLLGAEKLRRELEMLKKVRRPKIIASIIEARQHGDLKENSEYHAAREEQSFCEGRIKEIELKLSKIQIIDVTQIKNRGIVIFGSTVTILNSKTKKIFIYRIVGDDESNFKLNLISINSPMSRGLIGKKVGDIAIIKTPSGDVKYEILSVEYK, encoded by the coding sequence ATGAATAATCAAATTCCAATGACATTATTAGGTGCTGAAAAACTTCGTAGAGAACTGGAAATGCTTAAGAAAGTACGAAGACCTAAAATTATAGCTTCTATTATAGAAGCTAGACAACATGGTGATTTAAAAGAAAATTCAGAATATCATGCGGCAAGGGAAGAGCAAAGTTTTTGTGAAGGAAGAATCAAAGAAATTGAATTAAAATTATCTAAAATTCAAATAATTGATGTTACTCAAATTAAAAATCGTGGAATCGTTATTTTTGGATCTACAGTAACTATACTTAATTCTAAAACAAAAAAAATATTTATTTATCGTATTGTTGGGGATGACGAATCAAATTTCAAACTCAACTTAATTTCTATTAATTCACCTATGTCTAGGGGATTAATTGGGAAAAAAGTTGGTGATATCGCTATAATTAAGACCCCGTCTGGTGATGTAAAATATGAAATACTAAGTGTAGAGTATAAGTAA